Genomic DNA from Rubripirellula tenax:
GCACAATGTCTGCTAAAAATGAGTCTCGTCCAATTTCGGGCATGCCGAAAAAGCGAAAGTGGGGCAGCGTCAACCCGACGATTGTCAGCATCAAAACGCTGACAAAGCACGCAGTCCACAAGCGACATGTCGCGCGAGAATCGGCCATCCATCGATCGAGACCGAACGTGATCGCGATGATCGTCGACGTTTGAAAAATCAAACCAGTGGCGACTTCGCTCAACAGCATCTCATTCATTCGGATGATTCCAGTTTCTTTGCCGCCTCGCGGAGTGCTTCGATATCGTCCTTGGAAACATGGTCGGACTGCATCAGACTTAGTACCAGTGATCGGACGGATCCGCCGAACAACAGGTCCGTCAATTCGGCCAGCATGCCGACTTGAACTTGCTCGCGCGTCACCGATGGCAGGTACGTGTACGCGCGGCCGATCTTTTCGCCACGATGAACGATGCCTTTTTCTTCCAGAATTTTCATCGTCGTCATGACCGTCGTGTAGGCCAGATCGCGATCGATGGCTTCGACGACGTCGCCCACCGTCACTCGTCCTTGCGTCCAAACGGCATCCATAACTTCGGCTTCGCACTTCGTGATTTGAATTCGATTCATTGGAGCGTTTCTTAAAGTTCAGTCGTTGAATTTGTTGCGTAACAATCGATGCCAGGCTATTGCATTCTCAAACGTGCCAATTGGTGGTACTCGTGTAGGTCAATGTTCTCGGTAATGAAGCTGACGTGGCCGTCGGCCCAAAGGAAGTTTGCGCCGCCGGGATGGCGACTAGAAAATTCGCACTCGTCCGCCACGGGGCTGTTGATGCCTTCCAGTGTCGATCCGACCAACCGCGCGGCTGCGTCCTCGCCATTCAGGTCCACACCCAACCAAGTCGAAGGAACGAACGCCATCGTTCGCTCGCCGACCGCAAGCGTCTCGCTCAGTCCTCGTTCGAAGTCCCGAAACCGAACGCGGCGGTTTTCTAAGAAGGCCCCGTCACCGATCGGTGCCGGAATCCCATCGTCGGGTTCGATCGTGCCGAATACGCCGACGTAGTTCGCAGTCGGCAGTTGGATCAACGGCATCGCAGTAAACGGCAAAATGGTCCGGTAGCCGGACAGGTCGTTTTCATCTTCATCATCGTCGTCTTCGTCCTCGCTAAAAAGCGTGAAGACAGGTTCGGTCAAATCAGATGGGCAAAGCAGCGTGGCGATCGGCGTGCGTCTGGCTGTTTCGTGGCGCGGATGATGGATGGAGAGGGTTACATCGATCGTTTCCATCAACGCCGGTTCGCCCAAATACGGCAGCGTCGGCACGACCCATCCGTAGGCCGACTGTTGCGATTGATCGAACTGCCAACCGACGGGGAGGCTGCCGAGAGTTTGATGGTGGTTGTGCAGCGCGATTCCGATTTCTCGCATGTGATCGACGCAAACGACTCGCCGGGCTGCCTCGCGAGCCGAACCGATCGCAGGCAAGACGATCGCGACCAGGATGCCAATGATGGCAATCGTGACCAACAGCTCCAGGACGGTTAATCCTGTTCGTTTCTGTGATCGCGGGGTCTCAGCAACCGCCGATTCGATCGAATTGGCCGATCGCCAACCGCTGTGGCCATCCATTCGTGAAGCTCCGTAGTCCGTGCGAGTATTTGTCGATACTATTAACCTTTTCGTTTTTAAGCAACGGCATCATCGAATGCCGTTTTCGGTTGGGTGCAGGCACGCCCCGTACGGCATTCATTCGAGATTGGGATGATTCGGATTCTGTGCGATGGTTACCGCGTCGATTTGTTGGATCAGATCCACGACCTGCTCGTGAACGGCTTCGATGGACGATACGACCAGGACCTGTCCGACCACGGTGATCGTGCTGGGGCCGCCAAGAAGATCCCAAGTGTCCGGAACAACGGCGCCATGAATCGCTTCGACCAGTTGTTCGGCGTTGCCGATGATCGAGTCGGGAATGGGGTACACCCGAGCGATCAAGTCCATCTCGGCCGCCTCGATGGTCGTCACGATCAGAATTTCGTTTTTGATCATGTAGGTCAGTTCAAGGTCGCGCAACATCAGCGTCAAGAAACTCCGTAGCGAAACCCCCGTCAGGCTCAGGTTGACCGGTTCAGTTGCGGAAAGCCCAATCTCCTCGAGTGATCGGACGTCAACCAAAATGGGGACGTCGTAGGCTTGGGAAAGTTCGGCGACCGCTTCTCGAAGCGGTTTGTCGACGAACGCTCCCTCGCCAACCAAGGACAGTTTCTTTCGGATGGATTGTTCGGCTGTTAGACCTTCGGTCGTCTTGCCGGTGACCTTCGTCGTTCGGACAGTTGGTTTTGCTGCCTCCGCACCGCCGCCAAACGGATCCGAGCCCGGAGCACCACCAAACGGATCTGAGACCTGAGCCAATAGGGTTCCGCAGAAGAACAACGAGCCCACCAAGCTTGTAACCAGTCGAATTGCCATGTTCATCGCCGTCGAAAAGAGGTTGAGAAGAGAGTTCAGTCGTGAGCTTCGAGCGATGGGTTGCGTTCAACCGTCGCCGAAACGGACGCTTTGCTAACATCCCATTGTCGCGGATCCTCATGCGCGGTGCAATCGAATCTGTGCCGCTTAAACGGATCCATCACCTGACGCCGACTTCGTTCATCCGGTAATTTGGGCGATGAATGTTTTTCCGTTACCGCGAGCCGGTCATGTTTGTCCAAAAGCCAGTTTCCAGCGACGACGATCGACCCAATATCGTCTTCATCATCACCGACCAGCAGCGCTACGACACGATTGCCGCATTGGGTTTTCCGCACGTCGAAACGCCGAATCTGGATCGGCTGGTTCGCGAGGGTGTTTCGTTCGACCAGTGTCACGTGACCGCCGCCAGTTGTGCAGCCGCACGCGCCAGTTTGTTCAAAGGCTACTACCCGCATACGACGGGGATCTTGAAGAACGCCGATGCATGGCGACGTAGCTGGGTCGAGCGGCTGAACGAGGCCGGGTACTTTTGTACCAACGTTGGCAAGATGCACTCTTGGCCGTTCCAAACGGAACTTGGATTTCACGAACGCTACGTCGTCGAGAACAAGGACCGCTATCTCGAGGGCCGATACTTCTTTGACGAATGGGACAAGGCACTGCGTTATCGTGGGTTGGTCAAACAACAGCGCGAGTTTTACCGCCGGCGGGAGGACTACGCGTCGTGCCTGGGCGCGTTCGATTGGGAACTTCCCGACGACACGCACCCGGACATGTTTGTCGGCGACATGGCGACTTGGTGGATCGAATCGAAACCCATGACGCGGCCGCTGTTTTTGCAAATCGGCTTCCCCGGGCCGCACCCGCCGTACGATCCGATTCCTCGGTACGCAAAACCTTATCTCGAAAAGGCGTTGCCAATGTTGGGGGTCACGCGTGACGAGCTCGATTCCCAGCCGGCGGCGTTGAAAGAGCTTCGTCAACACAACCAAGTTGTCGATCACGATTCGATCATCATGGATTTGAATCCGACGGACGACCAACGCCATCGCCAGCGCGCCTACTATTTGGCCAACGTCACAATGATCGACGAGAAAGTCGGCCAGATCATGTCGGCACTCGAATCGAAAGGCTATCTCGAAAACACGATCGTGATCTTTACCAGCGATCACGGCGACTGCTTGACGGATCACGGGCACAGTCAAAAATGGACGATGTACGATCAAATCACGCGAGTGCCGATGATCGTTTGGTCCCCGTCACGATTCGGCGCCGGCCGTCGCATCGGTCCGCTGGTTCAACAAATGGATATCGGGCCGACGATTTTGCAGTGGGCGGGGGTCGAAGTTCCAGCCGATTGGGAAGCCCAGTCGCTAGCGGCGGCATTCGATCCCGCAGCGGACTTTGCCGGTCGACCGTTCGTTTACTGTGAACAAGCCGGCGACGCGGTGTTGACCGGTGCGACGTTCATGTCCATGGTTCGCGATCGAACCCACAAGCTGGTGCATTTTTTGGATCAACCCGATGGTCAATTATTCGACCTCGTGTCGGATCCGGATGAAGTGGTCAACATGTGGGACGACTCGGCGGCCGGGGCCGACAAAGAGCGATTACTGGCGGAACTGCTGCAGTGGCGAATTCGCAGCGGTGTGCATACAAAAGATTGGTGCCAGGATTGGCGCTAGAACAATCATCCGAAACGACTCAGAAACATCCCAAGGAACCGAGATGAAATCGATTTATATTCTAACTGCCCTTTGGGTGGCTACGACCGTCGTCGCCCAGGATGCGACGTCACCATCCCCTGCGAACAAAGTTGCAGTGACCGATGTTGCAGTGGTCGATGTTGCCGCAGGCGAAAAAGTGTCCGGGATCGACCAGTCGCTGCTGAGCGATTCGGTGCCTGCGGGCGAGAACTTTTACCTGTACGCCAATCAAGTTTGGCTCGACAACACCGAGATTCCGGGTGACAAGTCGAACTACGGAATCTTTACTGTGCTTGACGACCAGACGCGTGAACAAGTGCGAACGTTGATCGAAAAAGCCGCCGAAGCGAAGAGCAAGGCTGGGACGGCGGCGCAAAAGGTCGGCGATCTGTATCGCAGCGTTCTCGACATCGACGCACGCAATCAGGCAGGCGTTGGGCCGATCAAACCGATGCTCAAGTTGATCGATGCGGCGACGACCAAAGCCGAGTTGGCTTCCGTGATGGGCCAACTGAACCGAATGGGGATCTACGGTCCGTTCGCTCCCTATGTCGATGTGGATGCACGCGACAGTGATGCGTACACGGTCTATGTCACGCAAACGGGGCTGACGCTTCCCGACCGCGATTATTACCTGGAAGACGAGGAACGCTATGTCGAACTGCGCGAAAAGCTAAAGGCTTACATCGCCGACATGCTCAGCTTCCTCGATCCTGTCGACAATTCGAAGAATGCAGAAGCAATTTTTAACGTCGAAAAGGCAATCGCGACGCATCACTGGACCAAAGTCGACAATCGCGATCCCATCGCGACGTACAACAAAAAGACAAGCGAAGAAATTCAGGCGATGTTGGGGGCCTTTGATTGGTCCGCGTATGCGAAGTCGCTAGGCATCGACAAGGCAAGCGAGTTTGTCGTTCGCCAGCCGAGTTACTTGGAATCGTTTGGGCAGATGTTCGACGATACGTCGCTGGGCGACCTGAAGGATTATTTGCGTTTGCGAGTGGTTGATTCGTACGGCGATAACCTGAGCGCGACGATCGAGAAACGGCATTTCGATTTTCACGAGACGGACGTCAGCGGTGTTACCGAGCAAGAACCGATGTGGAAACGGGGTGTCAACATCACCGGCAGCGTTTTGGGTGAGTTGGTGGGGCAGCTTTACGTCGAAAAGCACTTTCGACCCGAAGCCAAGAGCCGCATGAACGAGTTGGTCGAAAATTTGAAGATAGCATTCGCCGCTCGGATCGAAACGCGCGATTGGATGGGCGAAGGAACTAAGAAACAGGCTCTCGAAAAACTGTCGATGTTCACGACCAAAATCGGTTACCCCGATGAGTGGAAAGACTATTCAGGTCTGCAAATCAGTTCGCCGATACTGGCCGTCAATCTGATTGCGGCATCGGAGTTTGAAACGATCCGAGAACTGGACAAGCTTGGTGCACCGATTGATCGAAACGAGTGGCACATGACACCGCAAACGATCAACGCGTATTACAACCCGACGATGAACGAGATCGTATTTCCGGCGGCTATTTTGCAACCGCCGTTCTTCAACTTGGCGGCTGACGATGCCGTCAACTATGGCGGTATCGGCGCCGTGATTGGACACGAGCTGTCGCACGGTTTCGACGATAAGGGAAGCGAATACGACGGCAAAGGCAATTTGCGGAAGTGGTGGACCGATTCAGATCGCGAAGAATTCGAACGACGTACCGCGGGACTGGTCGATCAATACAATGCATTTGAACCGATCGAGGGAAACACGGTAAACGGCGAATTGACGCTTGGCGAAAACATCGGCGACCTGGGTGGTTTGAGTGTCGCCTATCACGCTTACCAACTCTCGCTCGACGGTAAGCCGGCCCCTTTTATCGATGGTTTGACCGGCGACCAACGTTTCTTTCTTGGTTGGGGCCAAGTTTGGCGACGTTTGTACCGAGAGCCTGAATTGTTGAAACGGTTGATCACCGACCCGCACAGTCCCAGTGAGTATCGGGTCAATGGAATCGTCCGCAACATGGACGCGTGGTACGCGGCATTCGGGATCAAGCCCGATGATGTCTTGTATCTGAAACCGGAAGATCGCGTTCGCATCTGGTAACGGCTAGCTCTCTTCCTCTCACCGACGAAACGCTCTTTATGACGACTGCCGAAACTGAGATCAACGAACGACCCTGGGAAGAGCTCGCAAGATCGATCGAGACGGGTGATGCGGCGATCGTGAAGGCGTATTTAGATACGCTGCCAGCGACCGACCAGTCGCTGGCGTTGGACCGGTTGAGTGACGAGAACAAGCAGGCCGTCCTTGCGATTCTTGACCCCGAGGACGCGGCGGATCTGGTTTCGCTGCTGCCGGACGTCCAGGCAATCGAATTGATGGAAGACTTGCTGCCCGAAACGGCCGCATTGATCATTGATGAACTTCCTAGCAACCTGAAGGCCGACTTGATCGGCGAGATGGAGCAGGAAGACGCGACGGCGATTCTGAACGAGATGGAACCGCAGGCTGCGGCGGACTGTCTGCGGTTGTCCAAGTACGAGGACGACGAAGCTGGCGGGTTGATGGTGACCGAGTTGTTGAAGTATCCGGTCGTATGGACCGGTGCCCAGGTCATCTCGGATCTAGGAGATCACGCCGACGAGTATCGCGACTACGACGTCCAGTACGCGTATCTTGTCGACGATGACGATCGGCTGGTTGGCGTTCTGCGGATGCGAGACTTGTTGTTGTCGAAGCGGGGCACACCGCTGGCTGAGAACATGATTTCGAACCCGTTGTCCGTTTTCGATACGACGTCGATCGAAGACTTGATCGATCTTTTTGATCGTCATCATTTCTTCGGCGTTCCCGTCGTGACGCAGGAACATCGCTTGATTGGCGTCGTTCACCGGGCGTCCGTCGAAGAGGCGCGTGCCGAGCAACATGACTCGGACTTTTTGAAGACTCAGGGCATCGTCGGCGGTGAAGAGATTCGGTCGATGCCGTTGTTGGTTCGGTCACGCCGCCGATTGGCGTGGCTGAGTGTGAATATCGTTCTGAACATGGTCGCCGCCAGTGTGATCGCGGTTTACCAAGACACGCTTTCGTCAGTCATTGCGTTGGCGGTATTCTTGCCGATCATTTCGGACATGAGCGGGTGTAGTGGCAACCAAGCCGTCGCGGTCAGTTTGCGAGAGTTGTCGTTGGGATTGGTTCGCGAAACCGAATGGAGGCGAGTTTGGTTAAAAGAAGTTTCCGTCGGCATCATCAACGGCATCGCGCTGGGTTTGTTGATCGCATTGGTCAGCTACGTCTGGAAAGGCAACGCATACCTGGGTTTCGTAGTCGGCTTGGCACTTTGCCTCAACACGATGGTCGCCGTATCCATCGGCGGGTTGGTACCGTTGGTTTTGAAGCGATTCAAGGTTGATCCGGCGATCGCCGCCGGCCCGATTCTGACAACGGTGACCGACATGTGCGGCTTCTTTTTAGTGCTCAGCATCGCCAGCGCATTGCTGGACAAGTTGCAGTAGTCGTCGTCGCATTGGTGAAGGCGCCGAACGCTTCGCTTAGGTATAGTCTTCCATCGGTGGGCACGAGCACACCAGGTTGCGATCGCCGTAGGCATTGTCGATTCGTCCGACCGTGGGCCAGAATTTGTTGTCACGTAACCACGCTTTGGGCCACGCCGCTTGCTCGCGTGAGTAAGCGTGTGACCAATCGTCCGACGTCACGACACCGAGCGTATGCGGTGCATGTTTCAGCGGGTTGTCTTCGCGGTCGGCGGTCCCATTTTCTATGGCGGCGATTTCCCCGCGGATGGCGATCATCGCATCACAGAAGCGATCCAATTCATCTTTGGATTCACTCTCGGTAGGTTCGATCATCAACGTACCGGGCACCGGCCATGACATCGTTGGACCGTGGAAACCGTAGTCCATCAATCGCTTGGCGATGTCTTCGATCTTTAGGTTCGCGGATTTTTCAAAGTCGCGGCAATCAATGATGAATTCGTGGGCAACGCGTCCATCAACGTCGGTGTAAAGCACGTCGAAGTGTTTCGACAAACGCTGGGCCATGTAGTTGGCGTTCAAAATTGCGACTTGAGTTGCCTTTTTCAATCCGGCCGATCCCATCATTGCAATGTAAACGTAGCTGATCGTCAAAATGCTGGGGCTTCCATAGGGTGCCGCCGAAACGGGACCGATCGCGAATTCACCCGCGGTGTCGGGGCGTTGAACCGGGTGACCGGGCAGAAACGGTACCAACTGCTCCGCGACACCGATTGGACCCATCCCGGGGCCGCCACCGCCGTGGGGAATGCAGAACGTTTTGTGCAGATTCAAGTGACAGACGTCGGCGCCGCACTTGCCGGGACTGGTCAGTCCGACCTGTGCGTTCATGTTGGCGCCGTCCATATAAACTTGACCGCCGTTGTCATGGATAATGTCGCACACTTGTTTGATGGTGGCTTCGAAAACGCCGTGCGTCGACGGGTACGTCACCATCAGCGCCGAAAGATTGTCGCGATGCGATTCTGCTTTCGTACGCAAATCGTCGACATCGATGTCGCCTCGTTCGTCGCATTTGATGGCGACCACCTTCATGCCAGCCATCACTGCCGAAGCCGGGTTGGTTCCGTGTGCCGATGTGGGGATCAAACAGATGTCGCGAACGTTCTGGCGTCCTTCCTTGGCGGCAACGTGTTCGTGATACGCGCGGATCACCAACAGCCCCGCGTATTCCCCTTGCGCGCCGGCATTGGGCTGCAACGACACCGCCGCAAAACCCGTGACTTCGCAAAGCCAACGTTCAAGTTCGCGAAACATTTGCGTGTAACCGCGCCACTGCGTATCGGGCGCGAACGGGTGAATCCCGCCGAACTCGGGCCATGTGACGGGGATCATTTCGCTGGTCGCGTTCAGCTTCATTGTGCACGATCCGAGCGCGATCATCGAATGAGCAAGCGACAGATCGCGTCCCATCAATTGGAAGATGTAACGCAACATTTGCGTTTCGCTGCGATGGCTGTGAAAGACCGGGTGCGTCATGAACTCGCTCGTCCGGGCGAGTGATCCGAAGTCCATCATGCCTTCGTCGGCTGCTTCGGCAACGAGCGCGTCTACGTCGAATCCGGTGTAGTGTCCGAAATTGAATGCGGCCAACAGATCCGCGACCAAACCGCGATCGGCGGTCTCGTCCAGCGTCACACCCAGCGTGCCGTCGTCGTATTCTCGCAAATTGATGTGGCGTTCGCGGGCCGCGTCCGCAACTTGTCGTGCTGCATGGGTGCGGCCCTTCCCAAGCGTGATTCGGATCGTGTCGAAGATCGGTCCGTCACCGATGATCGTATGACCGAGTCGGCTCAAGCCTTTGGCAAGGGCGCACGTGTAGGCCTGGGTCCGGCGTGCGATTTGTGTCAAGCCGTCGGGACCATGGTAGACGCCATAGAACGAGCTGATGATCGCAAGTAGCGCCTGAGCGGTGCAGATATTGCTGGTCGCCTTGTCGCGCCGAATGTGTTGCTCGCGAGTCTGGATGGCCATTCGCAAAGCACGATTGCCGTTGGCGTCTTTTGATACTCCGATCAAGCGACCGGGCAACTTACGAGCGTGTTTATCGTGCGTCGAAATGAATGCGGCATGAGGCCCGCCCAAGCCCATCGGCACGCCGAACCGTTGTGCGCTGCCGACACAGACATCGGCACCCCATTGGCCCGGCGGCTCAAGGATCGTCAGCGCCAACAAGTCGGCTGCTGCGACGACTAGGCAACCGTGATCAGCAGCGCGGGCCGTCAGTTCACGGTAGTCAACGATGCGACCATCGGTCGTCGGGTACTGAATCAACAGTCCGCATAAACCACCAGCATGATCAAAGTCGATATCCTCGATCGGTCCGATCTTCAAATCGACACCCAACCCGCGTGCTCGCGTTTCCAACAGTGCAAGCGTTTGAGGATGGCACTGGTCGCTCGCGTAAAAGCCGACTTTCTTGTGATTGTGAATGGCCACGCACATGCCCATCGCTTCGGCGGCCGCGGTGGCTTCATCCAACAGGCTGGCGCCGGCGAGGGGCAATCCCGTCAAGTCGGCGATCATGGTTTGGAAGTTCAGCAGTGCTTCCAATCGTCCTTGCGAGATCTCAGCTTGATAAGGGGTGTATTGGGTGTACCAACCGGGGTTTTCCAAAACGTTACGAAGGATCACTGGCGGCGTAACGGTACCGGTATAGCCCATGCCGATACAGCTTCGATAAACCTTGTTCTTACTCGCGATCGACTTGAGTGCGTTAAGAAATTCAGCTTCGCCACGTGGCGCTGGGATATCGAGTTCGCGGTCCAAGCGAATCTCGGCCGGCACGGTTGCCGTGGTCATTTCATCAAGCGTTTTGAAGCCCAGGCTGGACAGCATTTCCGACAATTCTGCATCCGAGGGGCCGATGTGGCGGCGGATGAATCCGTCGGCAAAATCCAGCAAACTTTGCGGATCGGCGTCACCTAGATGGACGGTGTGGAGGTCGCGAGCGGTTGAGACGGTGCTCATCGGGGGCATTCCAAGACTGTGCCGAAAGGATATTGGGTTTCTGAACGGATATCCTAGAGGCGTCGCCCACGATTTGTCACTGGGCTAATTCGTCACAGCGATCACTGGCACAGTCATCGCGGTCGGATCTAACACCACAATGACTGGGCGGCCACTACGGCGTCGGGCCCACTGTTTCAGCTCGAAACCCGTGCACCAAGCCGCATGGCGCAGCCGTGGCAGCAACGTCGGTGCAACGGCTCGGACGCGGAACAGACGATGCGACTCGGTCGCAAAACGAGACTTGTACATTTCGTCGCCCCGCATGAAGTCCAGGCCCTTCAGCCCGCGAGCGTACAGTTCCATAATGCCGTCGATGCACATCAATCGTCCGGGTTCCATGTCGGCGTATTCGATGTCGTATCCAGCGCTATAGCTATAAAGCACTCCATTGTTGCCGATCATTTTCAGTTCACCGGCGATCGGGACGCCTTCGTGTTTGATGACGGCCAGGTAGAGTTGTCCGCGGCTTAGAAAGTCTTTTGCCGACCCGAAGATGAATTTGCAGAAGTCTTCGTTCGCAAAGCTGCCGCATTCACCAGCCGCAACCCAACGGCGTTGGTGCATGTCCATCACGAATCCCAGCAGTTCGTCCACCTGGGCGTCCGTCTGGGCAACGACCTTCTCAAGTGTTTGCAGTTTTTCAGACCAACGTCGCATTTGGCGTCGTTGCGTCTTGCCGTGACGTTTCAAGTGGTCGTCCCAATTCGCGTCGGCCGGGCGATACCAAACGCTCATCCGGCTTTGCGCGTGCAACGTGGCACCACCTTCTTTCAATCCCGATGCGAATGCCGCCATTGGTTCGTCGCCTTCGAGGACCCCGTCAATATCCAGGACTTCCCAACCGTGATCCGACGATGCGGCTTCCTTCGCCAAATGCAGCCCCATTGCGCGAGCGACTTCGACGGCGTCGGCTTCGCTTGCCAGCACCGAAACATGGTCCGTACAAGCTTCGCCGTCGCCGATCATTGACAGCACACCGCCGCCGACGTGGTACAGCGGCAGCAACCCGCGAAGGTTTCCGGCTTCGTCACGTGCCACGACGACGTGCGCCGTTTTGCCTTCGCCCAGTGATTCCCACCATGGCCCAAGCCACGAAGTTTCGCGAAACGGAACGCCCCGTGACAACCGGTTCCAGGCGTCCTTGTCGTTGAGCAAGCTGGCGATATCGTGGGTAGTGTCAATCGTGAACATAGGAAACGCCGTGGCGCCGGTTGAATTTTGGGGCGGACCGAGGGATTGGTTGTCGGATGAAAAAACCTAGGCCGTGGTCGAACGATGTATCGATGGGAAGTCGGCATTCCTATTACAATGCCAGCGGTCCCGAAGCCGCCGTCGCTGCTCAATCGGTGCAATCGGCACGACCCGCACGAACTTTCTGACCCTTTGATTCGAGATTCGCTGGCATGGCATCCTTCACAAGAAACCGATTCGCGTCCTCCCTTTTGATCGTCGCCACAACGGTCGCCGCGTCGGTCGGCGTCGCCGATTCACCGGTCGCTTCAGAAACACCGGTCGCTTCAGAAACACCGGTTGCTGCCGCCCCTTGGGCGCGTTTCCATGGCGTCGACGGACTGGGGCAAGTGGCCGACGGAACCTTGCCGGCCGTTTGGACGAACGATGACTACACGTGGACTCGTAAATTGGGATCTCGCGATGTTTCGTCGCCGATCGTTTTCGAGGATCACGTTTTCCTGTTGGTATCGAAGCCTGGTGAACAGAAAATTGCCGTCGAGTCGGTCGATCTTGGGACCGGTAAGTTGCGATGGTCGAAGTCGTTTGATCAAGCACCTCACCATCTGCACGCGCGAAATACGCTTGCGGCCAGCACTCCCGCGGCGGATAGCGAATTCGTTTTCGTTGCTTGGTCCGATCCGACGCACACGATGTTGAAGTGTTTCGACCACAACGGCAACGAAGTCTGG
This window encodes:
- the gcvP gene encoding aminomethyl-transferring glycine dehydrogenase yields the protein MSTVSTARDLHTVHLGDADPQSLLDFADGFIRRHIGPSDAELSEMLSSLGFKTLDEMTTATVPAEIRLDRELDIPAPRGEAEFLNALKSIASKNKVYRSCIGMGYTGTVTPPVILRNVLENPGWYTQYTPYQAEISQGRLEALLNFQTMIADLTGLPLAGASLLDEATAAAEAMGMCVAIHNHKKVGFYASDQCHPQTLALLETRARGLGVDLKIGPIEDIDFDHAGGLCGLLIQYPTTDGRIVDYRELTARAADHGCLVVAAADLLALTILEPPGQWGADVCVGSAQRFGVPMGLGGPHAAFISTHDKHARKLPGRLIGVSKDANGNRALRMAIQTREQHIRRDKATSNICTAQALLAIISSFYGVYHGPDGLTQIARRTQAYTCALAKGLSRLGHTIIGDGPIFDTIRITLGKGRTHAARQVADAARERHINLREYDDGTLGVTLDETADRGLVADLLAAFNFGHYTGFDVDALVAEAADEGMMDFGSLARTSEFMTHPVFHSHRSETQMLRYIFQLMGRDLSLAHSMIALGSCTMKLNATSEMIPVTWPEFGGIHPFAPDTQWRGYTQMFRELERWLCEVTGFAAVSLQPNAGAQGEYAGLLVIRAYHEHVAAKEGRQNVRDICLIPTSAHGTNPASAVMAGMKVVAIKCDERGDIDVDDLRTKAESHRDNLSALMVTYPSTHGVFEATIKQVCDIIHDNGGQVYMDGANMNAQVGLTSPGKCGADVCHLNLHKTFCIPHGGGGPGMGPIGVAEQLVPFLPGHPVQRPDTAGEFAIGPVSAAPYGSPSILTISYVYIAMMGSAGLKKATQVAILNANYMAQRLSKHFDVLYTDVDGRVAHEFIIDCRDFEKSANLKIEDIAKRLMDYGFHGPTMSWPVPGTLMIEPTESESKDELDRFCDAMIAIRGEIAAIENGTADREDNPLKHAPHTLGVVTSDDWSHAYSREQAAWPKAWLRDNKFWPTVGRIDNAYGDRNLVCSCPPMEDYT
- a CDS encoding GNAT family N-acetyltransferase, which encodes MFTIDTTHDIASLLNDKDAWNRLSRGVPFRETSWLGPWWESLGEGKTAHVVVARDEAGNLRGLLPLYHVGGGVLSMIGDGEACTDHVSVLASEADAVEVARAMGLHLAKEAASSDHGWEVLDIDGVLEGDEPMAAFASGLKEGGATLHAQSRMSVWYRPADANWDDHLKRHGKTQRRQMRRWSEKLQTLEKVVAQTDAQVDELLGFVMDMHQRRWVAAGECGSFANEDFCKFIFGSAKDFLSRGQLYLAVIKHEGVPIAGELKMIGNNGVLYSYSAGYDIEYADMEPGRLMCIDGIMELYARGLKGLDFMRGDEMYKSRFATESHRLFRVRAVAPTLLPRLRHAAWCTGFELKQWARRRSGRPVIVVLDPTAMTVPVIAVTN